One Actinomycetota bacterium DNA segment encodes these proteins:
- a CDS encoding aldehyde reductase, with product MTKRVLVTGISGYVGQHVAAQLLNNGYEVVGTVRSLSKSSAPKASLASVAPVDKLTFVEADLLSDAGWNEAVAGCDFVMHLASPFFLAEPKDENDMIRPAVQGTRRVLAAAKNAGVKRVVLTSSVVAMTSGLPSGRYDTDAWSNIEAKIGAYAKSKTLAERAAWEFVTGTSMELVAINPGFILGPPLGAVGDGQSESLFSDLIAGKMPMIPDIAMSMVDVRDVARLHVAALESPDAAGKRFIAATEQPIAMAHLAGVLKDAGYSKVPSRKAPNFAIKFMALFDREAKGMVPQLGVRISYDNQATYDVLKWEPTPLDTTFVEMAKSISK from the coding sequence ATGACAAAACGAGTTCTCGTTACTGGAATCAGCGGCTATGTCGGCCAACACGTAGCGGCACAGTTACTTAACAACGGCTATGAAGTAGTAGGTACTGTTCGCTCGCTCTCTAAGTCCTCTGCTCCAAAAGCATCCCTAGCTTCGGTGGCCCCAGTAGATAAGCTCACCTTTGTTGAAGCTGACCTGTTGTCTGATGCTGGCTGGAATGAGGCTGTCGCTGGCTGTGACTTCGTCATGCACCTAGCATCACCTTTCTTTTTGGCTGAACCAAAAGATGAAAATGACATGATCAGACCTGCAGTTCAAGGTACTCGGCGTGTACTTGCCGCTGCTAAGAATGCTGGGGTGAAGCGAGTCGTCCTGACATCATCGGTAGTTGCGATGACATCTGGCCTACCTAGTGGTCGTTACGACACGGATGCTTGGTCAAATATTGAGGCCAAAATCGGTGCATACGCCAAGAGTAAGACTCTGGCCGAGCGAGCAGCTTGGGAGTTTGTCACGGGTACTTCAATGGAGCTCGTAGCAATCAACCCAGGCTTTATCTTGGGGCCGCCACTCGGAGCCGTGGGCGATGGGCAAAGTGAGTCACTGTTTTCTGATTTGATTGCTGGAAAGATGCCGATGATTCCTGACATTGCCATGAGTATGGTTGATGTTCGTGACGTTGCTCGGCTTCATGTGGCCGCTCTAGAAAGCCCAGACGCTGCGGGCAAGCGTTTCATCGCGGCGACTGAACAGCCAATAGCGATGGCACATCTAGCAGGAGTTCTAAAAGACGCAGGTTATTCAAAGGTGCCTTCGCGTAAAGCACCCAACTTTGCCATCAAGTTCATGGCTCTTTTTGATCGTGAGGCAAAGGGAATGGTGCCGCAATTGGGTGTCAGGATCTCGTATGACAATCAAGCGACCTACGATGTTCTCAAGTGGGAACCAACTCCCCTAGATACAACTTTTGTAGAAATGGCAAAGTCAATATCAAAGTAG
- a CDS encoding transcriptional regulator, which translates to MNSDAGYLEWRSVCPIASGLDVLGDKWSLVIVRDLFEHGTRTYSEFGESPEGISTNILAARLKWLSSIGIIEHVEPDRASRNNSYRLTPSGLALRPVLEELGKWSQTHLKEMHPNIVSIL; encoded by the coding sequence ATGAACTCTGATGCGGGCTATCTCGAGTGGCGTTCCGTATGCCCCATCGCATCGGGGCTTGATGTGCTCGGTGATAAGTGGTCACTAGTTATTGTCCGCGATCTATTTGAGCACGGCACACGTACCTACTCTGAATTTGGCGAGTCACCTGAAGGGATATCTACCAACATCTTGGCTGCTAGATTGAAATGGCTCTCTTCAATTGGCATTATCGAACATGTGGAACCAGATCGTGCTTCTCGCAATAACTCCTACCGACTTACGCCCAGTGGATTAGCTCTGCGTCCGGTACTTGAAGAGCTTGGCAAGTGGTCGCAAACCCATCTCAAAGAAATGCACCCTAATATCGTCAGCATTCTTTAG
- a CDS encoding leucine-rich repeat domain-containing protein gives MTTQTSRVIKNFISLLTIILCSSLLLTAVGAQSARAADPVFTTSDNGDDTVTITGCTDCPDDLVIPSAISGKSVTAIGTAAFFNGTLESVSIPDSVVSIGRLAFAGNWLSSLVLPNSVTSVGSGAFASNDLGYQGSVTLSNSLARIGTGAFAQNAFSSLTIPASVKYIGPSAFSNSFYTNGPTGVSELSLTFLGNAPELDAPILHNSGLSFITVPNDATGWGSTFSEIPVKFVSGSTPSTSASPYPNPTASVAFDYEVHKDNSTATITGCKANCGATNLVIPATVRDNVSNDTLNVTSIAFGAFAYNASQSVTIPNSVTSIGEYAFTSSRTTSVTLPTSITSISEGLFQHSALTSLTIPSSVTDIGNRAFGNNKIANLTIPSSVTNIDSGAFYLNSLTTLTIPKSVKTIGSWAFGANNLSQLTIPAPVNEIGASAFRSNNLTSVTFSGNAPTVGASVFDENPALRFVIVPLDATGFGATFAGLAVKSVPEYKSGTHIRGIPKVNKILTAKPGTWAGTAPFTYTYQWYSCKKSVRSVVKTGKVPSGCTAISGAIKSSFKLTAKQKKAFISALISADNGAKNVKVLTASVGAVK, from the coding sequence GGGATGACACGGTGACTATCACTGGCTGTACCGACTGTCCCGACGATCTGGTTATCCCAAGTGCCATCTCTGGAAAATCAGTAACGGCCATAGGGACAGCGGCGTTTTTTAATGGGACCTTGGAGTCTGTTTCCATCCCAGATTCTGTGGTCAGCATCGGCCGCCTTGCATTTGCCGGCAACTGGTTAAGCTCTCTTGTTCTTCCGAATTCAGTAACTAGCGTTGGCTCTGGGGCATTTGCGAGCAATGATCTCGGCTATCAAGGGTCCGTCACCCTGTCAAACTCGCTTGCCCGCATAGGCACTGGTGCATTTGCACAAAATGCGTTTTCGTCACTGACGATTCCCGCGTCAGTTAAATACATCGGTCCTTCAGCATTCAGTAACTCCTTCTACACCAACGGCCCGACAGGTGTGAGCGAACTTTCCCTTACATTCCTGGGAAATGCTCCGGAACTTGATGCTCCCATCCTGCACAACTCTGGATTGTCGTTTATTACTGTGCCCAATGACGCCACCGGCTGGGGTTCTACTTTTTCCGAGATTCCCGTGAAATTCGTCTCGGGATCCACTCCGTCAACAAGCGCATCACCTTATCCAAACCCGACGGCTTCTGTGGCGTTTGACTACGAGGTACACAAGGATAACTCAACTGCAACCATTACCGGCTGTAAAGCTAACTGCGGTGCAACCAATCTAGTTATTCCTGCGACTGTCCGAGACAATGTCAGCAATGACACCTTGAATGTTACTTCGATTGCTTTTGGGGCATTTGCTTACAATGCATCGCAGTCAGTGACAATTCCGAATTCTGTGACCAGTATTGGCGAGTATGCCTTTACTTCATCTCGGACAACATCAGTAACGCTTCCAACTTCAATTACCAGTATCAGTGAAGGTCTCTTTCAGCACTCTGCCTTAACCAGTTTGACGATTCCTTCGTCTGTAACGGATATCGGCAACCGTGCCTTCGGTAATAACAAGATAGCGAATCTGACAATTCCCTCATCGGTAACGAATATTGACAGTGGTGCCTTTTACTTGAACAGTCTCACAACTCTCACAATTCCCAAGTCGGTCAAAACCATCGGAAGTTGGGCATTTGGTGCAAATAATCTGTCGCAGTTAACAATTCCGGCGCCTGTCAATGAGATTGGTGCTTCTGCATTTCGATCCAACAACTTAACTTCGGTGACGTTCTCAGGCAATGCCCCAACCGTAGGCGCGAGTGTTTTTGATGAAAATCCAGCGCTCAGGTTCGTCATCGTGCCTCTTGATGCGACCGGCTTTGGGGCGACTTTTGCTGGCTTAGCAGTGAAGTCAGTTCCGGAATATAAATCTGGCACCCACATAAGAGGAATTCCAAAGGTTAATAAGATTCTCACAGCAAAGCCTGGCACTTGGGCAGGGACCGCACCATTTACCTACACCTATCAGTGGTACAGCTGTAAAAAGTCAGTTAGATCTGTGGTGAAGACTGGCAAGGTCCCTAGTGGGTGCACGGCTATATCGGGTGCCATTAAATCAAGTTTCAAGTTAACAGCAAAGCAGAAGAAAGCATTCATCTCTGCATTGATCTCGGCTGATAACGGCGCTAAGAACGTAAAGGTTCTTACTGCCTCTGTTGGGGCAGTGAAGTAA